In a genomic window of Thermodesulfobacteriota bacterium:
- a CDS encoding enoyl-CoA hydratase/isomerase family protein produces MEKVKLEQHHNVAVLRLDNQVTNAINTTLVENLSAAVNRIKAEFSGMVLAGGEKFFSIGFDLPALLKLDRSKMTEFYYRFNQVVFDIFTLPIPTACAITGHAIAGGTILASSCDYRFLASGRKLLGLNEIKIGVPVPYLSDLMLRQIVGDRAATEMIYLGEFIEPIKAEKIGLVDEVLSQNKVENHALKKIANVAALTKKAFAAIKANRVEAVRVVYEKNHQAKQEIFLDCWFSPPVQQLLKKAAEKF; encoded by the coding sequence ATGGAAAAAGTAAAACTAGAACAACACCATAACGTGGCAGTGTTGCGATTGGATAACCAAGTGACCAATGCGATTAATACCACCCTGGTGGAAAATCTTTCTGCCGCAGTGAACCGGATTAAAGCAGAGTTTAGCGGTATGGTTCTGGCTGGAGGGGAAAAGTTTTTCAGTATCGGTTTTGATTTACCGGCATTATTGAAGCTGGACAGATCTAAAATGACCGAATTTTATTATAGATTTAATCAGGTTGTATTCGATATTTTTACACTTCCCATACCCACAGCCTGTGCCATAACCGGTCATGCCATTGCAGGGGGAACGATTCTTGCCTCCAGTTGTGATTATCGTTTTTTAGCTTCCGGCAGAAAATTACTGGGGTTGAATGAGATTAAAATAGGTGTCCCGGTGCCTTATCTGTCCGATTTGATGCTGCGGCAAATTGTGGGTGACCGGGCGGCAACCGAAATGATTTACCTGGGTGAATTCATCGAACCGATCAAGGCCGAAAAAATTGGCCTGGTGGATGAAGTCCTTTCTCAAAACAAGGTTGAAAACCATGCTTTGAAAAAGATTGCCAACGTGGCGGCCCTCACAAAAAAGGCATTTGCAGCGATTAAGGCCAACCGTGTGGAGGCGGTCCGGGTGGTATACGAAAAAAACCACCAAGCAAAACAGGAAATTTTTCTGGATTGCTGGTTCAGCCCACCGGTTCAACAACTGCTTAAAAAAGCAGCCGAAAAATTCTGA
- a CDS encoding LysE family translocator: MQFEFMLSLLSFSISMAITPGPNNVMVTASGVNFGYKKTLPHIFGIVLGFPVMIILLGLGLGSVFTSFPVIHHILKYVGAAYLLYLAYKIATFSDFDSKGISKKPFTFWQAVIFQWVNPKAWMIAIGAIATFTSVGRDVFLQVLLIAVVFCIVCFPCVSFWTFLGTNIRRLLTTDFYRKVFNFSMACLLVLSLLPVFL; this comes from the coding sequence ATGCAATTTGAATTCATGCTATCATTGTTATCGTTTTCCATTTCTATGGCAATCACACCCGGGCCAAATAATGTGATGGTGACCGCGTCAGGGGTGAATTTCGGATACAAGAAAACACTCCCCCATATCTTTGGTATTGTTTTAGGTTTTCCTGTCATGATTATTTTACTGGGGCTGGGCCTTGGCAGTGTGTTTACATCCTTTCCGGTGATTCACCATATCCTTAAGTATGTTGGAGCGGCATACTTGCTGTATCTTGCATACAAGATTGCCACATTCAGTGATTTTGATAGTAAAGGCATCAGCAAGAAGCCCTTTACTTTCTGGCAGGCCGTTATCTTCCAATGGGTCAACCCCAAGGCCTGGATGATAGCAATTGGCGCGATTGCCACCTTTACTTCAGTGGGCAGGGATGTTTTTCTCCAGGTTTTGCTTATTGCCGTTGTGTTTTGTATCGTTTGCTTTCCCTGTGTATCTTTTTGGACATTTCTGGGCACCAATATCAGACGATTATTAACCACCGATTTTTATCGAAAGGTTTTTAACTTCAGTATGGCATGTCTACTGGTTCTGTCATTATTGCCGGTTTTTCTGTAA
- a CDS encoding DMT family transporter produces the protein MLTVILFSQVIGALMLVTFGFLFSEPVPATPALVWGGVAGICGVLGLTAFYKGLASGRMGVVAPLSAVLTAMLPVCFAFFTEGLPRLTQISGFAVAFMAVWFLSAPESSSRIRKAELGLSMVAGLGFGLFFVCIGYVSSQGIFWPLVAARTASTSMMAIVLLMKKTRFVPPGNQIPCIALTGILDAAGNAFFALAAQTGRLDVSAILASLYPATTVLLAWFLLKERLKGQQWAGVGAAIVALVLIST, from the coding sequence GTGCTGACGGTGATTCTGTTTTCCCAGGTGATCGGCGCCCTGATGCTGGTGACATTCGGCTTTCTTTTTTCGGAACCGGTGCCGGCAACGCCCGCTTTGGTCTGGGGCGGGGTTGCCGGCATCTGCGGCGTTCTTGGACTGACGGCCTTTTACAAAGGCCTTGCATCCGGCCGCATGGGAGTGGTGGCCCCTCTTTCGGCGGTGCTGACCGCCATGTTACCGGTCTGCTTCGCCTTCTTCACGGAAGGCCTTCCCCGGCTGACACAGATTTCGGGATTTGCGGTGGCCTTTATGGCGGTTTGGTTTCTCTCCGCTCCGGAAAGCAGCTCCCGGATTAGAAAAGCGGAACTCGGCCTGTCGATGGTTGCCGGGCTGGGATTCGGCCTGTTTTTTGTCTGCATCGGATATGTGAGCAGCCAGGGCATATTCTGGCCGTTGGTGGCCGCCAGGACGGCTTCCACCAGCATGATGGCGATCGTGCTGTTGATGAAAAAAACCCGTTTCGTACCACCGGGAAACCAAATTCCCTGCATCGCGCTAACCGGCATTCTCGATGCCGCCGGGAACGCCTTTTTCGCCCTGGCCGCCCAAACCGGGCGTCTCGATGTATCTGCCATCCTGGCCTCGCTTTATCCCGCCACAACGGTGCTGCTCGCCTGGTTCCTGCTTAAGGAACGGCTGAAAGGACAGCAATGGGCGGGTGTCGGCGCTGCGATAGTTGCCCTGGTTCTGATTTCGACCTAG